One region of Haloprofundus salilacus genomic DNA includes:
- a CDS encoding MmgE/PrpD family protein, with protein sequence MTTTGGISDFALELDYDDLSAETRDALERRVLDSVGIAVGAMGSETTEKIRTTVESMNDDGACRLWGSDRRASPPDAAMLNTALVRYLDYMDSYLAPGETPHPSDNIAAVVACGELADASGEELLTAVAVAYEVQGALAYAAPVRNKGWDHVTHTVISAAAGAAKILDLDREQFQNAVGIAATAHNALRVTRTGGINEWKGVASANAARNAVYSVLLARDGLEGPTDVFEGQKGWMQVVSGEFDAEFTSGGRVHDVMAKKYVAETYAQSAVEAVIELVESEEIDADDIDLIRLDTFAGAKLIIGGGEGSRYKVRTKAQADHSLPYMLAVAAIDRDVSTAQYEEARIQREDVQSLLEHVIVEEDSELTDRFEEGEMPAVVEIEADDERYRIEKDAFPGHPNDPMSWEQLEGKFETMTRDRYDDEHRERIVETVRSLDDSDVAELVSLLD encoded by the coding sequence ATGACAACTACCGGTGGAATTTCCGACTTCGCGCTCGAACTCGACTACGACGACCTCTCCGCGGAGACGAGAGACGCGCTCGAACGACGCGTGCTCGACTCCGTCGGGATTGCCGTGGGCGCGATGGGTTCGGAGACCACCGAGAAGATTCGGACGACGGTCGAATCGATGAACGACGACGGCGCGTGTCGCCTCTGGGGGAGCGACCGGCGCGCGTCGCCGCCGGACGCGGCGATGCTGAACACGGCGCTGGTTCGGTATCTCGACTACATGGATTCGTACCTCGCCCCTGGCGAGACGCCGCACCCGAGCGACAACATCGCCGCCGTCGTCGCATGCGGCGAACTCGCCGACGCCTCCGGAGAGGAACTGCTCACTGCCGTCGCCGTCGCCTACGAGGTACAGGGCGCACTGGCGTACGCCGCGCCGGTGCGGAACAAAGGCTGGGACCACGTCACGCACACGGTTATCTCGGCGGCGGCGGGCGCGGCAAAGATACTGGACCTGGACCGCGAACAGTTCCAAAACGCCGTCGGTATCGCCGCCACCGCGCACAACGCGCTCCGCGTGACGCGCACCGGCGGCATCAACGAGTGGAAGGGGGTCGCCTCCGCCAACGCCGCCCGAAACGCGGTGTACTCCGTCCTGCTCGCGCGCGACGGACTCGAGGGACCGACGGACGTCTTCGAGGGGCAGAAGGGGTGGATGCAGGTCGTCTCCGGCGAGTTCGACGCCGAGTTCACGAGCGGCGGCCGCGTCCACGACGTGATGGCCAAGAAGTACGTCGCCGAGACGTACGCGCAGTCGGCTGTCGAGGCGGTCATCGAACTGGTCGAGTCCGAGGAGATCGACGCCGACGACATCGACCTCATCCGCCTCGACACGTTCGCCGGGGCGAAACTCATCATCGGCGGCGGCGAGGGGAGTCGGTACAAGGTGCGGACGAAGGCGCAGGCCGACCACTCCTTACCGTACATGCTCGCCGTCGCCGCCATCGACCGCGACGTTTCGACCGCCCAGTACGAGGAGGCGCGCATCCAGCGCGAGGACGTCCAGAGCCTCCTCGAACACGTCATCGTCGAGGAGGACTCCGAACTGACCGATCGGTTCGAGGAGGGAGAGATGCCCGCAGTCGTCGAGATAGAGGCTGACGACGAGAGGTACCGAATCGAGAAGGACGCGTTCCCCGGTCACCCGAACGACCCGATGTCGTGGGAGCAGCTCGAAGGGAAGTTCGAGACGATGACTCGGGACCGGTACGACGACGAGCATCGCGAACGAATCGTGGAAACGGTGCGGAGTCTCGACGATTCGGACGTCGCCGAACTGGTGTCGCTTCTCGACTGA
- a CDS encoding phosphosulfolactate synthase — MSDRAFDFLNRNERPEKPRERGITEIRGPYYDPMGKRELRDILETVGRYVDIYKFSGGSFALMDEEPLREIIDTCHEFDVQVSTGGFIERVLVRDQGHVGDYLAAAEEYGFDIVEISSGFLAIDADDLVALTERVQEYDMKAKPEVNVQFGAGGASSIEALEEEGAIDPQQAVDEANRHLDAGAYKVMVESEGITERVRDWRTDVAFAIAEGVGVENCVFEAADPPVFEWYIKNFGPNVNLFVDNSQIVELECMRSGLWGKKGTWGRIASYGGAE, encoded by the coding sequence ATGAGTGACAGAGCTTTCGACTTCCTGAACCGAAACGAGCGCCCCGAGAAACCGCGCGAGCGAGGCATCACCGAGATTCGCGGTCCGTACTACGACCCGATGGGGAAACGCGAACTGCGCGACATCCTCGAAACCGTCGGACGGTACGTCGACATTTACAAGTTCTCCGGCGGGTCATTCGCGCTGATGGACGAGGAACCGCTCCGAGAGATCATCGACACCTGCCACGAGTTCGACGTGCAGGTGTCGACCGGCGGCTTTATCGAGCGCGTGCTCGTCCGCGATCAGGGCCACGTCGGTGACTACCTCGCCGCCGCCGAGGAGTACGGCTTCGACATCGTCGAGATTTCGTCGGGCTTTCTCGCCATCGACGCCGACGATCTGGTCGCACTGACCGAACGCGTTCAAGAGTACGACATGAAGGCGAAACCCGAGGTGAACGTCCAGTTCGGCGCGGGCGGCGCGTCAAGCATCGAGGCGCTGGAGGAGGAGGGCGCTATCGACCCGCAACAGGCCGTCGACGAGGCGAACCGCCACCTCGACGCGGGGGCGTACAAGGTGATGGTCGAATCCGAGGGCATCACCGAGCGCGTCCGCGACTGGCGCACCGACGTCGCGTTCGCCATCGCCGAGGGCGTCGGCGTTGAGAACTGCGTCTTCGAGGCAGCCGATCCGCCCGTCTTCGAGTGGTACATCAAGAACTTCGGGCCGAACGTCAACCTGTTCGTCGACAACTCCCAGATCGTCGAGTTGGAGTGTATGCGCTCGGGGCTGTGGGGGAAGAAGGGCACGTGGGGGCGTATCGCGTCGTACGGCGGAGCGGAGTGA
- a CDS encoding DUF7501 family protein, whose protein sequence is MYTPHITYLTHAWEDTSRCPFCLSALDDGVDALPTHLSQSPHCSVEFDDWKEIVGELVGDGWVA, encoded by the coding sequence GTGTACACTCCTCACATCACGTATCTCACTCACGCGTGGGAGGACACCTCTCGCTGTCCGTTCTGTCTCTCGGCGCTCGACGACGGCGTCGACGCCCTCCCGACCCACCTCTCGCAGAGCCCGCACTGTTCGGTCGAGTTCGACGACTGGAAGGAAATCGTCGGCGAACTCGTCGGCGACGGCTGGGTCGCCTGA
- a CDS encoding EamA family transporter: protein MNYLPWALLALVTYTLVAPLMNFATTGDSAVPSNVATLLSNTILVLVTLGLVAFTNENPVSYIAHPKSPYIYAAGLCLSIGILSYYRALSLGQVSVVTPVFGMFLVTSSVLGIVFLNESFTARKAAGIALAVVAVYLVSVE, encoded by the coding sequence ATGAACTACCTCCCGTGGGCGCTGCTGGCGCTCGTCACCTACACGCTGGTCGCGCCGCTGATGAACTTCGCGACGACCGGCGACTCCGCGGTACCGAGCAACGTTGCGACGCTGCTGTCGAACACGATTCTCGTCCTCGTCACGCTCGGACTCGTCGCGTTCACGAACGAGAACCCTGTCAGCTACATCGCACACCCGAAATCGCCGTACATCTACGCCGCCGGTCTCTGTCTCTCCATCGGCATCCTCTCGTACTACCGGGCACTCTCGCTGGGTCAGGTGAGCGTCGTCACGCCGGTTTTCGGGATGTTTCTCGTGACGAGTTCGGTGCTCGGTATCGTTTTCTTGAACGAGTCGTTCACCGCGCGGAAGGCCGCCGGAATCGCCCTCGCCGTCGTCGCCGTCTACCTCGTCTCCGTCGAGTGA
- a CDS encoding RNA-binding protein encodes MASVPFHYIDVRSFCYATEDEKRVEEALRTFLPEECELERVENTGYHGDRIVILSARVENADDLRHVLSRLSELDELDRLLSELDERVDDNCSFFVRLDKQAAFKGDVRLGEGITLRAKVEAYPAKREAAVENARNALEAVRA; translated from the coding sequence ATGGCTAGCGTTCCGTTTCACTACATCGACGTGCGGAGTTTCTGCTACGCGACCGAAGACGAAAAGCGGGTCGAGGAGGCGTTGCGGACGTTTCTCCCCGAGGAGTGCGAGTTGGAGCGCGTCGAGAACACAGGCTACCACGGCGACCGTATTGTCATCCTGTCGGCGCGCGTCGAGAACGCCGACGACCTGCGACACGTCCTCTCACGATTGAGCGAACTGGACGAACTCGACCGCCTCCTCTCTGAACTCGACGAGCGCGTCGACGACAACTGTTCGTTCTTCGTCCGCCTCGACAAGCAGGCGGCGTTCAAAGGCGACGTGCGCCTCGGCGAGGGAATCACGCTCCGCGCGAAAGTCGAAGCCTATCCCGCGAAACGCGAAGCGGCGGTCGAGAACGCCCGCAACGCGCTCGAAGCGGTCCGAGCGTAG
- a CDS encoding DUF1918 domain-containing protein, which yields MSFEKDDRVVFHDKHSEFDEEVGTVTQVMETMFGEATYTVSFEDGQETGVPADALEAADADDEE from the coding sequence ATGAGTTTTGAGAAAGACGACCGCGTCGTGTTCCACGACAAACACAGCGAGTTCGACGAGGAGGTCGGCACCGTCACGCAGGTGATGGAGACGATGTTCGGCGAAGCGACGTACACGGTGAGCTTCGAGGACGGTCAGGAGACGGGCGTTCCGGCCGACGCGCTAGAGGCCGCGGACGCCGACGACGAGGAGTAG